One Sphingomonas limnosediminicola DNA segment encodes these proteins:
- a CDS encoding threonine aldolase family protein, whose translation MRFFSDNAAPAHPKVIEAISASNQSSTAYDGDEWSQRLDAAFSTLFEREVRALWVSTGTAANCLALAALCPPYRSIVCHRDAHIEVDEAGAPGFFTGGAKLMLLEGEGAKVDAANVTTALDLIGKDVHQVQPAAISITNATEYGLVYRAHEVAALGELARARGLALHMDGARFANALATSGERPADVTWRAGVDAMSFGFIKNGGLNAEALILFRTELFDEVAVRRKRAGHLSSKGRMLAAQILALLEDGLWLQNARRANETAQLLAQAVPARLAYPVEANEVFLHVTPDEALHLRSQGFDFYDWRPGEIRLVTSWDQEGDPVERLAAAIATL comes from the coding sequence ATGCGCTTTTTCTCCGACAATGCGGCGCCCGCGCACCCGAAGGTCATCGAGGCCATATCGGCGTCGAACCAGAGCAGTACGGCTTATGATGGCGACGAATGGAGCCAGCGTCTCGACGCGGCTTTCTCGACACTGTTCGAGCGCGAGGTTCGAGCGCTCTGGGTGTCCACTGGCACCGCCGCCAACTGCCTGGCACTGGCCGCACTGTGCCCGCCCTATCGCAGCATCGTTTGCCACCGCGACGCGCATATCGAGGTGGACGAGGCTGGCGCACCAGGTTTCTTCACCGGCGGCGCCAAGCTGATGTTGCTGGAGGGCGAGGGCGCGAAGGTCGATGCAGCGAACGTCACCACTGCATTGGATCTGATCGGCAAGGATGTGCATCAGGTCCAGCCCGCCGCAATCTCGATCACCAACGCCACGGAATATGGTCTCGTTTATCGCGCGCACGAAGTCGCGGCCCTAGGAGAGCTGGCAAGGGCGCGAGGCCTCGCTTTGCACATGGACGGTGCCCGCTTTGCCAATGCGCTGGCCACGAGCGGCGAGCGGCCCGCCGATGTGACGTGGCGGGCAGGGGTCGACGCCATGTCCTTTGGCTTCATCAAGAATGGCGGCCTCAATGCGGAGGCACTGATCCTGTTTCGGACAGAGCTGTTCGACGAGGTCGCGGTGCGACGCAAGCGCGCCGGGCACCTTTCGTCCAAGGGCCGTATGCTCGCGGCGCAGATCCTCGCGCTGCTTGAGGATGGCCTCTGGCTGCAGAATGCTCGCCGCGCCAACGAGACTGCGCAACTTCTCGCACAGGCCGTACCAGCCCGCCTCGCCTACCCGGTCGAGGCGAACGAAGTGTTCCTGCACGTCACGCCGGACGAAGCGCTCCACCTGCGCTCGCAAGGCTTCGATTTCTATGACTGGAGGCCGGGAGAGATCCGCCTGGTGACGAGTTGGGACCAAGAGGGTGATCCCGTGGAACGGCTCGCCGCCGCCATCGCCACGCTGTGA
- a CDS encoding DMT family transporter gives MSEPHGSTFRSVTLPFIIFTAIWGSTWIVIRGQLGTVPPQWSVTYRFTVAAIAMALVAIVRGESLRLGHRALVAATILGFTQFCINFNAVYLAERHITSGVVATVFALLLIPATLMGWAFLGQRPTMRFVWSSLVAVSGIVLLFLHELQEHAATAGQVFAGIGLTLIGMLGASFANVVQARPEMRRYPLFALLAWSMAAGAAIDGAIAFTMTGPPTFDPRPAYWLGVLYLAIPASVLTFSLYYPVVRRIGPAKAAYSSVIVPIIAMGFSTWLENYRWTPLTIAGAILSLGGMVAALSKSRSTVPAPDAA, from the coding sequence GTGAGCGAACCGCACGGATCGACCTTCCGGTCGGTCACGCTCCCCTTCATCATTTTCACCGCGATCTGGGGATCGACCTGGATCGTGATCCGCGGACAACTCGGCACGGTTCCGCCGCAATGGTCGGTGACTTATCGCTTCACCGTCGCCGCAATCGCCATGGCGCTGGTCGCAATCGTGCGCGGGGAAAGCCTGCGCCTCGGCCATCGCGCGCTGGTGGCAGCGACCATCCTCGGCTTCACGCAATTCTGCATCAACTTCAACGCGGTCTACCTTGCCGAGCGGCACATCACCTCGGGTGTCGTTGCGACCGTGTTCGCGCTGCTGCTCATCCCTGCAACGCTGATGGGCTGGGCCTTCCTCGGCCAGCGGCCCACGATGCGCTTCGTGTGGAGCTCGCTCGTCGCCGTGTCCGGCATCGTCCTGCTGTTCCTTCACGAGCTTCAGGAGCATGCCGCGACGGCGGGCCAGGTGTTCGCCGGCATCGGCCTGACGCTGATCGGAATGCTCGGCGCCTCGTTTGCCAATGTGGTGCAGGCGAGGCCGGAGATGCGCCGCTATCCTCTGTTCGCCCTACTTGCCTGGTCGATGGCGGCAGGGGCGGCAATCGATGGTGCAATCGCCTTTACAATGACCGGCCCACCGACCTTCGATCCGCGCCCGGCCTATTGGCTCGGCGTGCTCTATCTCGCCATTCCGGCTTCGGTGCTCACCTTCAGCCTTTACTATCCGGTCGTCCGCCGCATCGGCCCGGCCAAGGCCGCTTATTCCAGCGTCATCGTCCCGATCATCGCCATGGGTTTCTCGACCTGGCTTGAAAATTATCGCTGGACGCCGCTGACGATCGCCGGCGCGATCCTCTCCCTCGGCGGCATGGTTGCCGCGCTCAGCAAAAGTCGATCGACGGTTCCGGCTCCAGACGCCGCTTGA
- a CDS encoding KTSC domain-containing protein — protein sequence MPSTVIRRFFYDETEGNLWVEFTTGRKYVYSGVPEEVAETFRAAFSKGIYFNTRIRDCFPYREVTREDATNS from the coding sequence ATGCCCTCGACCGTCATCCGTCGCTTTTTCTACGACGAGACCGAAGGCAATCTGTGGGTCGAGTTCACCACCGGCAGGAAATATGTCTATTCGGGCGTGCCGGAGGAAGTCGCCGAGACGTTCCGCGCCGCCTTCTCCAAAGGGATCTATTTCAATACGCGCATCCGCGACTGCTTCCCGTACCGGGAGGTCACGCGGGAGGACGCAACGAATTCTTAA
- the hmgA gene encoding homogentisate 1,2-dioxygenase, whose amino-acid sequence MTDALRYMSGFGGHFETEAVEGALPKGRNSPQRPAYGLYAEQLSGSPFTVPRHENRRSWLYRMRPTADHRPFTRYDGAKLFAPGTAKESLAPNRLRWDPPCDLPANADFVDGMVTMLANRRPEDLEGVAVHLYRASISMDRRVFVDADGELLILPQSGMLMIATEFGRLDVAPGSVALIPRGVKFRVEVEGESRGYVAENHGLPLRLPDLGPIGSNGLANPRDFETPVAWFEDIDDSTEVIQKSLGSLWTTTLDHSPLDVVAWHGNFAPYRYDLSRFNTIGSISFDHPDPSIFTLLTSPSDVPGRANADFVIFPPRWMVAEDTFRPPWFHRNVMSEAMGLIYGAYDAKAEGFQPGGLSLHNLMSGHGPDVESWRKASEAELKPAKIEGTMAFMVETCWPYLPTQFALDRAQPDYDNAWTGFPKAKLP is encoded by the coding sequence ATGACGGACGCGCTTCGCTACATGAGCGGCTTCGGCGGGCACTTCGAAACCGAGGCGGTCGAGGGCGCGCTGCCCAAGGGCCGCAATTCCCCGCAACGGCCGGCATACGGCCTCTACGCCGAGCAACTATCGGGAAGCCCGTTCACCGTGCCGCGACACGAGAACCGGCGCAGCTGGCTCTATCGAATGCGGCCGACCGCCGACCATCGGCCCTTCACGCGCTATGACGGCGCAAAGCTGTTTGCGCCGGGGACGGCGAAGGAATCGCTGGCGCCGAACCGCCTGCGCTGGGATCCGCCGTGCGACCTGCCGGCGAATGCCGACTTCGTCGACGGCATGGTGACGATGCTGGCGAACCGGCGTCCGGAGGATCTCGAAGGGGTTGCGGTCCATCTCTACCGCGCAAGCATATCGATGGATCGCCGCGTGTTTGTCGACGCAGACGGTGAGCTGCTCATCCTGCCGCAGTCCGGGATGCTGATGATCGCGACCGAGTTCGGGCGGCTGGACGTCGCGCCCGGATCGGTCGCCCTCATTCCCCGCGGCGTGAAATTCCGCGTGGAGGTCGAGGGCGAAAGCCGCGGCTATGTCGCGGAGAACCACGGTCTACCGCTGCGTTTGCCTGACCTCGGCCCCATCGGCTCCAACGGCCTTGCCAACCCGCGCGACTTCGAAACGCCGGTGGCGTGGTTTGAGGACATCGATGATTCGACCGAGGTCATCCAGAAATCGCTCGGCAGCCTGTGGACGACGACGCTCGATCACTCGCCACTCGACGTTGTCGCATGGCACGGCAACTTCGCGCCCTATCGCTACGACCTCTCTCGCTTCAACACGATCGGTAGCATCAGCTTCGACCATCCAGACCCCTCGATCTTCACCCTGCTGACCAGCCCGAGCGACGTGCCGGGCCGCGCCAATGCCGACTTCGTCATTTTCCCGCCGCGCTGGATGGTGGCGGAGGACACGTTCCGCCCGCCCTGGTTCCACCGCAACGTCATGAGCGAGGCGATGGGCCTGATCTACGGCGCCTACGATGCGAAGGCGGAGGGCTTCCAGCCGGGCGGCCTCAGTCTACACAATTTGATGAGCGGTCATGGCCCCGACGTCGAAAGCTGGCGCAAGGCGAGCGAGGCTGAGCTGAAGCCTGCGAAGATCGAGGGGACGATGGCGTTCATGGTCGAGACCTGCTGGCCGTACCTTCCGACGCAATTCGCGCTCGATCGCGCGCAACCCGACTACGACAATGCCTGGACCGGCTTTCCGAAAGCGAAGCTGCCATGA
- the fahA gene encoding fumarylacetoacetase translates to MSWVDSARGSDFPIENLPLGIFSEAKGRRRPGVAIGDYILDLCAITDLLDESWREDLEQPVLNGWLARGQGATSELRERLIEILTDERYRDDVEAQLIGQSEVRMHVPCLIGDYTDFYVGIHHATNVGKQFRPDNPLLPNYKYVPIGYHGRASSVRASGEEVVRPNGQRKAPDADAPEYGPSRRLDYELELGIWIGRGNELGSPIPIGEAGEHIAGYCLLNDWSARDLQAWEYQPLGPFLAKNFLTTVSPWIVSAEALAPYREPMPPRPSGDPQPLPYLDDAADRERGGLGIQLEATLTTEQMRRSGVAPHILSRGSADAAMYWSAAQIVAHHSSNGCNLQAGDLIGTGTLSTDSVSGLGSLLEISQGGKQPIQLANGEMRAFLEDGDEVTLRAWCEADGAPRIGLGECVGRVVPAPAL, encoded by the coding sequence ATGAGCTGGGTCGACAGCGCCAGAGGCAGCGATTTTCCAATCGAGAATTTGCCGCTCGGCATCTTCTCCGAAGCGAAGGGGCGGCGACGTCCCGGTGTCGCGATTGGCGACTATATTCTCGACCTTTGCGCAATCACTGATCTGCTCGACGAAAGCTGGCGCGAGGACCTGGAGCAGCCGGTGCTCAATGGCTGGCTGGCGCGCGGGCAAGGGGCGACGAGCGAGCTTCGCGAACGGCTGATCGAAATTCTCACCGACGAGCGCTATCGCGACGATGTCGAAGCGCAGTTGATCGGCCAGAGCGAGGTCCGGATGCACGTGCCTTGCCTGATTGGCGATTACACGGACTTTTACGTCGGCATTCATCACGCGACCAACGTCGGAAAGCAGTTCCGGCCCGACAATCCGCTGCTGCCGAACTACAAATATGTGCCGATCGGCTACCACGGCCGGGCAAGCTCGGTGCGGGCCTCCGGCGAGGAGGTCGTCAGGCCGAACGGCCAGCGCAAGGCGCCTGACGCTGACGCGCCTGAATATGGCCCAAGCCGACGCCTGGACTATGAGCTGGAACTCGGCATCTGGATCGGGCGCGGCAATGAGTTGGGCTCACCGATCCCGATCGGCGAAGCGGGCGAGCATATCGCCGGCTATTGCCTGCTCAACGACTGGTCCGCGCGAGACCTGCAGGCGTGGGAATATCAGCCGCTGGGGCCGTTTCTCGCCAAGAATTTCCTGACTACTGTTAGCCCATGGATCGTCAGCGCCGAGGCTCTGGCGCCATATCGCGAACCGATGCCACCGCGGCCTTCAGGCGATCCGCAGCCACTGCCTTACCTCGACGACGCCGCTGATCGCGAGCGGGGCGGGCTCGGCATCCAGCTTGAAGCGACGCTGACCACCGAGCAGATGCGCCGCAGCGGCGTTGCCCCGCACATTCTCTCACGTGGTTCTGCGGACGCGGCGATGTACTGGAGCGCGGCGCAGATCGTCGCGCACCACAGCAGCAACGGCTGCAACCTTCAGGCCGGCGACCTGATCGGCACCGGGACGCTGTCGACCGACAGCGTCAGTGGGCTCGGTTCGCTGCTGGAGATCAGCCAGGGCGGGAAGCAGCCGATACAGCTCGCGAACGGCGAGATGCGCGCCTTCCTCGAGGACGGCGACGAGGTGACATTGCGCGCCTGGTGCGAGGCCGATGGCGCGCCGCGCATCGGCCTTGGCGAATGCGTCGGCCGGGTAGTGCCTGCTCCCGCGCTCTAG
- the argH gene encoding argininosuccinate lyase, protein MSDKPDTQRTWGGRFGTKPDELMTRINASIGFDKRLWREDIAASKAHAAMLRDQGVLSEADAAAILEGLDQVASEYERDGVPERVELEDIHMTVENRLGELIGPAAGRLHTARSRNDQVATDFRLWVRNACDEAVDAIRGLQRALVERAEEHAEAAMPGFTHLQVAQPVTLGHHLMAYFEMLRRDVSRLADARARMNESPLGAAALAGTGFPIDRHATADALGFERPTANSLDSVSDRDFALDYLSAAAQCSLHLSRLAEELIIWASAPFGFVKLSDQFSTGSSIMPQKRNPDAAELVRGHSGRIIGAFTSLMVTMKGLPLAYSKDMQDDKEPVFEACDLLMLSLQALAGMVETVEFVPERIRAAAAQGFSTATDLADWLVREADVPFREAHHITGSAVKSAEERGCDLADLSLDILQQIDGRIDQRVFDVLSVDASVRSRTSYGGTAPVRVREQIAAAKEELGL, encoded by the coding sequence ATGTCGGACAAGCCTGATACGCAACGGACCTGGGGTGGCCGTTTCGGCACGAAGCCGGACGAACTGATGACTCGCATCAACGCGTCGATCGGCTTCGACAAACGCCTGTGGCGCGAGGACATCGCGGCATCCAAGGCGCATGCGGCGATGCTCCGCGACCAGGGCGTCCTAAGCGAGGCCGACGCGGCAGCCATCCTTGAGGGCCTTGACCAGGTCGCATCCGAATATGAGCGCGACGGCGTACCCGAGCGAGTGGAACTTGAAGATATCCACATGACCGTCGAGAACCGCCTCGGCGAACTGATTGGCCCTGCGGCTGGTCGGCTGCACACGGCGCGGTCGCGCAACGACCAGGTGGCGACGGACTTCCGCTTGTGGGTGCGCAATGCGTGCGACGAAGCGGTCGACGCAATCCGCGGGCTGCAGCGGGCGCTGGTCGAACGGGCCGAGGAACATGCCGAAGCGGCGATGCCGGGCTTCACCCATCTGCAGGTCGCGCAGCCGGTAACGCTGGGCCACCACCTGATGGCCTATTTCGAGATGCTGCGACGGGACGTGTCGCGCCTCGCCGACGCGCGAGCACGGATGAACGAGAGCCCGCTTGGCGCAGCGGCGCTGGCGGGAACGGGATTTCCGATCGATCGCCATGCCACCGCTGACGCGCTCGGCTTCGAGCGGCCGACGGCGAATAGCCTCGACAGCGTTTCCGACCGCGACTTCGCGCTCGATTACCTATCGGCCGCTGCGCAATGCTCGCTGCATCTGTCGCGGCTCGCAGAGGAGTTGATCATCTGGGCAAGCGCGCCGTTCGGCTTCGTGAAGCTCTCCGATCAATTTTCTACCGGTTCGTCGATCATGCCGCAAAAGCGCAACCCAGATGCGGCGGAGCTGGTGCGCGGGCATAGCGGGCGGATCATCGGCGCGTTCACCTCGCTGATGGTGACGATGAAGGGCCTGCCGCTCGCTTACTCGAAGGACATGCAGGACGACAAAGAGCCGGTGTTCGAGGCCTGCGACCTGCTGATGCTGTCGTTGCAGGCGCTCGCGGGAATGGTCGAAACCGTCGAGTTCGTGCCGGAGCGGATACGGGCGGCTGCGGCGCAAGGCTTCTCCACCGCGACCGACCTCGCCGACTGGCTAGTGCGCGAAGCCGACGTGCCGTTCCGCGAAGCGCATCACATCACCGGAAGCGCGGTGAAGTCCGCGGAGGAACGCGGCTGCGATCTCGCCGACTTGTCGCTCGATATCCTTCAGCAGATCGACGGCCGCATCGACCAGCGCGTGTTCGACGTGCTCAGCGTCGACGCCTCGGTGCGCAGCCGCACGAGCTATGGCGGCACAGCGCCCGTTCGCGTCCGCGAGCAGATTGCCGCGGCGAAGGAAGAGCTAGGGCTCTAG
- a CDS encoding argininosuccinate synthase: MTENKKLKVVLAYSGGLDTSIILKWLQTEYDAEVVTFTADLGQGEEVEPARRKAEMLGVKPANIFIEDLREEFVRDFVFPMFRANTQYEGDYLLGTSIARPLIAKRQIEIARRVGADAVCHGATGKGNDQVRFELGYYALEPDIKVIAPWREWDFASREALLDFAEKYQIPIAKDKRGEAPFSIDANLLHSSSEGKVLEDPSAEAPEYVHQRTISPEDAPDKPTLITIDFEKGDPVAIDGEKLSPALLLATLNQLGHDNGIGRLDLVENRFVGMKSRGVYETPGGTILLAAHRGIESITLDGGAMHLKDELMPRYASLIYNGFWFAPEREMLQAAIDKSQEHVSGRVTLKLYKGNATVIGRTSDHSLYDQDLVTFEEGSGSYDQRDAAGFIKLNALRLRTIAQRRRKLEP; encoded by the coding sequence ATGACAGAGAACAAGAAACTGAAGGTGGTGCTCGCTTATTCCGGCGGGCTCGACACGTCGATTATCCTGAAGTGGCTGCAGACCGAATATGACGCGGAGGTCGTCACGTTCACGGCCGATCTCGGCCAGGGCGAGGAGGTCGAGCCGGCGCGGCGCAAGGCGGAGATGCTCGGCGTGAAGCCCGCGAACATCTTCATCGAGGATTTGCGCGAGGAATTCGTCCGCGACTTCGTCTTTCCGATGTTCCGCGCCAACACGCAATACGAGGGCGATTACCTGCTCGGCACCTCGATTGCGCGCCCGCTGATCGCCAAGCGCCAGATCGAGATTGCACGGCGGGTCGGCGCCGACGCCGTCTGCCACGGCGCCACCGGCAAGGGCAACGACCAGGTCCGCTTCGAGCTCGGCTATTATGCGCTGGAGCCGGACATCAAGGTGATCGCGCCGTGGCGTGAATGGGACTTCGCAAGCCGCGAGGCCTTGCTCGACTTCGCCGAGAAATATCAGATACCGATCGCCAAGGATAAGCGCGGCGAAGCGCCCTTTTCGATCGACGCGAACCTGCTTCACTCGTCGTCCGAGGGCAAGGTGCTCGAAGACCCGAGCGCGGAAGCGCCGGAATATGTGCACCAGCGCACGATCTCGCCCGAGGACGCGCCGGACAAGCCGACCCTCATCACCATCGATTTCGAGAAGGGCGATCCGGTCGCGATCGACGGCGAGAAGCTGTCGCCAGCCTTGCTCCTCGCGACGCTGAACCAGCTCGGTCACGACAATGGCATCGGCCGTCTCGACCTGGTCGAGAACCGCTTCGTCGGTATGAAGTCGCGCGGCGTTTACGAGACGCCCGGCGGCACGATCCTGCTGGCGGCGCACCGCGGCATCGAGAGCATCACGCTCGACGGCGGCGCGATGCACCTCAAGGACGAGCTGATGCCGCGCTACGCAAGCCTCATCTATAACGGCTTCTGGTTCGCGCCGGAGCGGGAGATGCTGCAGGCAGCGATCGACAAGAGCCAGGAGCATGTCAGCGGCCGCGTCACACTGAAGCTCTACAAGGGCAACGCGACGGTGATCGGGCGGACAAGCGATCATTCGCTCTACGACCAGGATCTGGTGACGTTCGAGGAAGGCAGCGGAAGCTACGACCAGCGCGACGCGGCGGGCTTCATCAAGCTCAACGCGCTGCGCCTGCGCACCATCGCGCAGCGGCGCCGGAAGCTAGAGCCCTAG
- a CDS encoding ornithine carbamoyltransferase, whose protein sequence is MRHLLSIRDLTAADLQAILGLSEKPAPQPLTGKGVALYFEKPSARTRNSMELAAAQLGGHPVYLQPNELGIGMRESVADVTRTLACYHSIIAARVFDHSLLEQMAAVNAAPVLNMLSATDHPLQALADLLTIKQLLGRIEGARVAFIGEGNNVSRSLAEACVLAGAEFVIASPPGHGLEGAVLDPAEAVEGADIIYTDVWVSMGDEDSDERRAAFEPYQVDEALMARAKDAWFLHCLPARRGEEVTAPVIDGPRSGVWKQAENRMHTARGAMLWLLDK, encoded by the coding sequence GTGAGGCATCTCCTCTCGATCCGCGACCTGACGGCAGCCGATTTGCAAGCGATCCTTGGGCTGTCGGAAAAACCGGCGCCACAGCCGCTCACCGGCAAGGGTGTGGCGCTCTATTTCGAAAAGCCGAGCGCGCGCACGCGCAATTCGATGGAACTGGCGGCTGCGCAGCTTGGCGGCCATCCCGTCTACCTGCAGCCGAACGAGCTGGGGATCGGAATGCGTGAAAGCGTCGCAGACGTGACGCGGACGCTCGCCTGCTATCATTCGATCATCGCGGCGCGGGTATTCGACCATTCGCTGCTGGAGCAGATGGCGGCGGTGAACGCGGCGCCGGTGCTCAACATGCTTTCGGCCACCGACCACCCGCTTCAGGCGCTTGCCGATCTGCTGACCATCAAGCAGCTTCTCGGCCGTATCGAAGGCGCTCGCGTCGCCTTCATTGGCGAAGGCAATAATGTGTCGCGCTCGCTTGCCGAGGCCTGCGTACTTGCCGGCGCTGAGTTCGTCATCGCCAGTCCGCCCGGACATGGCCTCGAAGGCGCGGTCCTCGATCCGGCTGAAGCCGTCGAAGGCGCGGATATCATCTACACCGACGTATGGGTCTCGATGGGCGACGAAGACAGCGACGAGCGCCGGGCTGCGTTCGAACCCTATCAGGTCGACGAGGCGCTGATGGCGCGTGCAAAGGACGCCTGGTTCCTGCACTGCCTCCCGGCGCGCCGCGGCGAGGAAGTGACGGCGCCAGTGATCGACGGGCCGCGATCAGGCGTGTGGAAGCAGGCAGAGAACCGCATGCACACGGCGCGCGGCGCGATGCTCTGGCTTCTGGATAAATAG
- the argB gene encoding acetylglutamate kinase produces MKIVLLPSEIATVLVEALPYIREFAGKSVVVKLGGAAIDRESDLALAQDVLLLRSVGVRCVLVHGGGPQVDAMLRRVGKEPEFRDGLRVTDAETLEIVRMVLVGKINRDLVATINSQAGSEPVAVGVSGEDAGLLTVTPADSAFGFVGNVTDVRAELIHRLLDDGLTPVISTVGADASGQPYNVNADEAARAIAVAMHAEKIVYLTAVPGLLEEANDERTLIPRLTSAELRERLKSASVGKGMIPKLKACADAVDQGVNFAHIIDGRVHHSLLIELLTDHGVGTMVRKEKSW; encoded by the coding sequence ATGAAGATCGTCCTGCTTCCTTCCGAAATCGCGACCGTCCTCGTCGAGGCTTTGCCATACATCCGCGAGTTCGCCGGCAAGTCCGTTGTGGTGAAATTAGGCGGCGCGGCGATCGATCGCGAATCCGACCTCGCGCTTGCGCAGGACGTGCTGTTGCTACGCAGCGTCGGCGTACGCTGCGTACTCGTCCACGGCGGCGGGCCGCAGGTAGACGCGATGCTTCGGCGCGTCGGCAAGGAGCCGGAGTTCCGCGATGGCCTCCGCGTCACCGATGCGGAGACGCTCGAGATCGTCCGCATGGTTCTGGTCGGAAAGATCAACCGCGACCTAGTCGCGACGATCAACAGCCAGGCGGGGAGCGAACCGGTCGCCGTCGGGGTGTCCGGCGAGGACGCAGGGCTGCTGACCGTCACGCCGGCTGACTCCGCATTCGGCTTCGTTGGCAACGTCACCGACGTGCGCGCGGAGCTAATTCATCGCCTGCTGGACGACGGCCTGACCCCGGTGATCTCCACGGTCGGCGCGGACGCGAGCGGGCAGCCGTACAACGTCAATGCAGACGAGGCGGCACGCGCGATCGCCGTCGCGATGCATGCCGAAAAGATCGTCTATCTGACCGCGGTTCCGGGCCTGCTCGAAGAGGCCAATGATGAGCGCACGCTCATTCCGCGCCTGACCTCCGCCGAGCTTCGCGAACGATTGAAATCCGCTTCGGTAGGCAAAGGGATGATCCCGAAGCTCAAGGCCTGCGCCGATGCGGTCGACCAGGGTGTCAATTTCGCGCACATCATCGACGGGCGCGTGCATCATTCGCTGCTTATCGAGCTGCTCACCGATCATGGTGTCGGAACGATGGTCCGCAAGGAGAAGAGCTGGTGA
- the argJ gene encoding bifunctional glutamate N-acetyltransferase/amino-acid acetyltransferase ArgJ codes for MSVTAAEGFVASGCHAGIKKRRFDMAMIATEDHEPVPCAAVFTQNKFAAPPVELDRATLRANGGKAAAIIINSGNANAGTGKPGYKDAQLMAAATGEALQVANSHVLVCSTGIIGTPLPMEPILHATPRLAKKLSVDGADDAARGILTTDHTPKTVVIKGSTFTLGGMAKGCGMIAPNMATMLAFLTTDAEVPLELMQKALKAASDATFNTLNVDGATSTNDTAMLLASGKRGKANADEFVNAVLAACSDLTMQMARDAEGMTRIARLTVTGAANDNEARIAAKNIVENNLVKCSWYGGDPYWGRLMAAAGSAGVDMDVAKSRVAYGGITVARGGAGIEHDGIALAQHMMGDEVDIEVHLGAGKASARMIGIDLGPGYIKENSKTS; via the coding sequence ATGAGCGTTACCGCGGCCGAAGGCTTCGTCGCGTCGGGCTGTCATGCCGGCATCAAGAAGCGCCGCTTCGACATGGCGATGATCGCGACCGAGGACCACGAGCCGGTTCCCTGCGCGGCCGTCTTCACGCAGAACAAGTTCGCTGCGCCGCCGGTCGAGCTCGATCGCGCGACGCTGCGAGCGAATGGCGGCAAGGCCGCGGCGATCATCATCAACTCCGGCAATGCGAACGCCGGCACCGGCAAGCCCGGCTACAAGGACGCGCAACTGATGGCGGCGGCAACGGGCGAAGCGCTGCAGGTCGCCAACTCGCACGTGCTGGTTTGCTCGACCGGCATCATCGGCACGCCATTGCCGATGGAGCCGATCCTGCACGCGACGCCGCGTCTTGCGAAGAAGCTCTCGGTCGATGGCGCGGACGATGCGGCGCGCGGCATCCTGACTACCGATCACACGCCCAAGACGGTGGTGATCAAGGGTTCGACCTTCACGCTTGGCGGCATGGCCAAGGGCTGCGGAATGATCGCACCGAACATGGCGACGATGCTCGCTTTCCTGACCACCGACGCCGAGGTCCCGCTCGAGCTGATGCAGAAGGCGCTGAAGGCCGCGTCCGATGCGACGTTCAACACGCTCAACGTCGACGGCGCGACATCGACCAACGACACCGCGATGCTATTGGCGTCGGGAAAGCGCGGGAAAGCCAACGCGGACGAGTTCGTGAACGCCGTCCTTGCCGCATGCAGCGACCTCACGATGCAGATGGCGCGCGACGCCGAAGGCATGACGCGGATCGCGCGGCTAACCGTCACCGGCGCTGCGAACGACAATGAGGCCCGGATTGCGGCCAAGAACATCGTCGAGAACAATCTCGTCAAATGCAGCTGGTACGGCGGCGACCCTTATTGGGGCCGCCTCATGGCCGCTGCCGGCTCGGCGGGTGTCGACATGGATGTTGCCAAATCGCGTGTTGCCTACGGCGGCATCACCGTCGCGAGGGGCGGTGCCGGCATTGAGCATGACGGCATTGCGCTTGCCCAGCACATGATGGGTGACGAGGTCGACATCGAAGTCCACCTCGGCGCCGGCAAGGCATCGGCGCGGATGATCGGGATCGACCTCGGCCCCGGATACATCAAAGAAAACAGCAAGACGTCATGA